One window of the Pseudomonadota bacterium genome contains the following:
- a CDS encoding methylcrotonoyl-CoA carboxylase encodes MPVLETKIDPRAPEFQQNAEHMLGLVDDLGVKIAKVRESGPPAAREKHRQRGKLLPRERIAALLDPNGPFFELSPLAALELYDDEVPCAGIITGIGQVHGREVMVIANDATVKGGTYYPLTAKKHLRAQEIAAENHLPCIYLVDSGGAYLPLQDQVFPDRDHFGRIFYHQARLSARGIPQIAVVMGTCVAGGAYVPAMSDETIIVKNQGTIFLGGPPLVKAATAETVDAETLGGGEVHCRLSGVADHLADSDAHALLIARDVLAHSKPPASALTPDQVSAPGYASESIYGVIPRDPRYPYDVREVIARLVDGSEFHEFKALYGKTLVCGFAHIEGYRVGILANNGILFSESALKGAHFIELCCQRRIPLVFLQNITGFMVGKKYEHEGIAKDGAKMVAAVACAAVPKLTVIIGGSFGAGNYAMCGRAYGPRFLWMWPNARISVMGGLIASSVLAAVKRESTEARGERWSADEEHAYKEQIRQQYETQGHPYYATARLWDDGIIDPAKTREVLGLGLAAVRNAPIRATRFGIFRM; translated from the coding sequence ATGCCTGTCCTTGAAACCAAGATCGATCCGCGGGCGCCGGAGTTTCAGCAGAACGCCGAGCACATGCTCGGCCTCGTCGATGATCTCGGCGTCAAGATCGCTAAGGTCCGGGAAAGCGGTCCGCCGGCCGCGCGCGAGAAGCACCGGCAACGCGGCAAGCTGTTACCGCGCGAACGCATCGCTGCGCTGCTCGACCCGAACGGTCCGTTCTTTGAGCTTTCGCCCTTGGCCGCCCTGGAACTCTATGACGATGAAGTCCCCTGTGCCGGGATCATTACCGGGATCGGCCAAGTCCACGGTCGGGAGGTGATGGTGATCGCCAATGACGCCACCGTCAAAGGCGGAACCTACTATCCGCTGACGGCCAAGAAACATCTGCGGGCGCAGGAGATCGCGGCGGAAAACCATCTGCCCTGCATTTACCTCGTGGATTCGGGCGGCGCTTATCTGCCGCTGCAAGATCAGGTGTTCCCCGACCGCGACCACTTCGGCCGTATTTTCTACCACCAGGCCCGGCTCTCGGCCCGCGGCATCCCACAGATCGCCGTGGTGATGGGCACCTGTGTCGCGGGCGGAGCCTATGTTCCGGCGATGTCGGACGAGACCATCATCGTGAAGAACCAAGGCACGATCTTCCTGGGCGGGCCGCCGTTGGTCAAAGCGGCGACCGCGGAGACCGTCGATGCGGAGACGCTCGGCGGAGGCGAGGTGCATTGCCGGCTATCCGGCGTCGCCGATCACCTGGCCGATAGCGACGCGCACGCGCTCCTCATCGCGCGCGATGTCCTCGCGCATTCGAAGCCGCCTGCATCCGCTTTGACGCCAGACCAAGTGTCCGCGCCCGGCTATGCAAGCGAATCGATCTACGGCGTGATCCCGCGCGATCCGCGCTATCCGTATGACGTGCGCGAAGTCATCGCGCGCCTCGTTGACGGCTCGGAGTTTCACGAATTCAAGGCCCTCTACGGCAAGACCTTGGTCTGCGGCTTTGCGCATATCGAGGGTTATCGCGTCGGCATCCTCGCTAACAACGGGATCTTGTTTTCGGAATCGGCGCTCAAGGGAGCGCACTTCATCGAGCTTTGTTGCCAGCGGCGGATCCCGCTGGTGTTCTTGCAAAACATCACCGGCTTCATGGTCGGCAAGAAGTACGAGCACGAAGGGATCGCCAAGGACGGCGCCAAGATGGTCGCGGCGGTCGCGTGCGCGGCGGTGCCCAAATTGACCGTAATCATCGGCGGTTCGTTCGGGGCGGGTAACTACGCCATGTGCGGCCGCGCCTACGGGCCGCGGTTTTTGTGGATGTGGCCGAACGCGCGCATCTCGGTGATGGGCGGTCTAATCGCCAGCTCGGTCCTGGCGGCGGTCAAGCGGGAGAGCACGGAAGCGCGCGGGGAACGCTGGAGCGCGGACGAGGAACACGCCTACAAGGAGCAGATCCGCCAGCAGTACGAGACGCAAGGTCATCCCTATTACGCCACGGCACGGCTCTGGGACGACGGCATCATCGATCCGGCCAAGACGCGCGAGGTCTTGGGCCTGGGGCTGGCCGCGGTGAGGAATGCGCCGATTCGCGCGACTCGCTTTGGGATTTTTAGGATGTAA
- a CDS encoding acetyl-CoA C-acyltransferase, with protein MNSVVIVGAKRTPIGAYRGQLAALAAPELGAVAIRALLEDCRLDPTAIDEVFMGCVLPAGLGQAPARQAALAAGVPLAAGCTTVNKVCGSGMKAVMLGCDAIAAGSAAVVVAGGMESMSNAPYLVRRSLLGQRPGHEALLDHMFYDGLENPADRQLMGYFAEQCVDRYGFTREGQDAFAAESVRRALAAIESGAFRAEIAPVCCGGQKIDEDETPHKCDPAKISKLKPAFRPATGTVTAANSSSISDGAAALLLMAESEAKRLGLTPLLRIAGSASHAQAPEEFTTAPIAAIRNLYQKVGWQDRDVDLYEINEAFAAVTLAAERTLALDHAKVNVHGGACALGHPIGASGARIIVTLGHALRRHGLRRGIAALCIGGGEATAIALELI; from the coding sequence GGCGATCCGCGCGCTGTTGGAGGACTGCCGCCTCGATCCCACGGCTATCGATGAGGTTTTCATGGGATGTGTGTTGCCCGCGGGTCTCGGCCAGGCGCCCGCGCGGCAGGCGGCGCTCGCGGCCGGGGTGCCGCTGGCGGCCGGGTGCACGACCGTGAATAAGGTCTGCGGCTCGGGCATGAAAGCGGTGATGCTTGGTTGCGATGCCATCGCCGCGGGCAGCGCCGCGGTCGTCGTCGCGGGCGGCATGGAATCCATGAGCAACGCCCCTTATCTCGTGCGCCGCTCGTTGTTAGGGCAGCGGCCCGGCCACGAAGCCTTGCTCGATCATATGTTTTACGACGGCCTTGAGAACCCCGCGGATCGACAGCTCATGGGCTACTTCGCCGAACAATGCGTGGACCGCTACGGTTTCACGCGCGAGGGGCAAGACGCCTTCGCGGCGGAGTCGGTACGGCGGGCGTTGGCGGCCATCGAAAGCGGCGCTTTCCGTGCCGAGATCGCGCCGGTTTGCTGCGGCGGCCAAAAGATCGATGAAGACGAAACGCCGCACAAGTGCGATCCGGCCAAGATCTCTAAGCTCAAACCGGCCTTTCGGCCCGCGACGGGAACGGTCACGGCCGCCAATTCTTCGTCGATTTCCGATGGCGCCGCGGCGCTCTTGCTGATGGCCGAGAGTGAGGCGAAGCGGCTCGGGCTCACACCCCTCCTGCGAATCGCGGGATCCGCTTCCCACGCGCAAGCGCCCGAGGAATTTACCACCGCCCCCATCGCCGCAATCCGCAACCTGTACCAAAAAGTCGGCTGGCAAGACCGCGATGTCGACCTCTACGAGATCAACGAAGCGTTCGCCGCCGTGACCCTGGCGGCGGAACGCACGCTCGCTCTCGATCACGCCAAGGTCAACGTCCATGGCGGCGCCTGCGCCTTGGGGCATCCCATCGGCGCGAGCGGCGCACGCATCATCGTGACGCTCGGGCATGCGCTGAGACGGCATGGGTTACGCCGCGGGATCGCCGCGCTTTGCATCGGCGGCGGTGAAGCCACGGCGATCGCATTGGAGCTAATATAA